In one Mucilaginibacter ginsenosidivorax genomic region, the following are encoded:
- a CDS encoding PorP/SprF family type IX secretion system membrane protein, whose product MWLLILLCGKLAVAQDHMYSQFFNSPVYLNPALNGQFQGDLRMNLIYRNQFTSVPGGFNYLTASVDYNIPQFGGGIGLIFTRGNEGTAGLTKNNIAGIYSYSVGSDDFVLSFGVQAGVTNRTVDYGKLVFSDQIDPRLGYIPGSPTNAESPRFDNRFYFDAGAGVNLALSDFNIGGALQHINRPNESFTGTPAKLPMRGTAHVSYRWDLNKDENLDEDEKSFFIPSVVFYKQSTAQSINIGLQYKRHNLNAGLWVRTAGSGGPSAITFSLIFDLFLNKESGEKFRLGVSHDAPISGLNYSNTSGTTEGSIGYETTLPSRTDAYHKFEGARRCYDFY is encoded by the coding sequence TTGTGGTTATTAATACTGTTGTGTGGCAAACTGGCTGTTGCCCAGGACCACATGTACTCGCAGTTTTTTAATTCGCCCGTGTATCTTAATCCTGCATTAAACGGGCAGTTCCAGGGCGATTTGCGGATGAACCTGATTTATCGCAATCAATTTACCTCGGTGCCCGGCGGGTTTAATTATCTTACTGCATCGGTTGATTACAATATTCCGCAATTTGGCGGCGGAATTGGTTTAATATTTACCCGGGGCAATGAGGGTACTGCCGGGCTCACAAAAAACAATATAGCCGGTATTTATTCTTATAGCGTTGGTTCTGATGATTTTGTATTGTCGTTTGGTGTACAGGCGGGAGTAACCAACCGCACAGTAGATTATGGTAAATTGGTATTTAGCGACCAGATTGACCCGCGTTTAGGATACATCCCCGGGTCGCCAACAAATGCCGAGTCGCCACGGTTCGACAACCGGTTTTATTTTGATGCCGGCGCCGGGGTAAACCTCGCCCTGAGCGATTTTAATATTGGCGGCGCGTTACAACATATCAATCGCCCAAATGAATCATTTACGGGTACACCCGCAAAACTGCCTATGCGCGGCACAGCACACGTAAGCTATCGATGGGACCTTAATAAAGATGAGAATCTTGATGAGGACGAGAAATCATTTTTCATTCCATCGGTTGTTTTTTATAAGCAGTCAACGGCACAATCAATAAATATTGGACTGCAATATAAAAGGCATAACCTCAATGCCGGTTTATGGGTACGTACTGCCGGATCGGGCGGGCCATCGGCTATTACATTTTCGTTAATATTCGATTTGTTTTTAAACAAAGAGAGCGGAGAGAAATTCAGGCTCGGTGTAAGCCACGATGCGCCAATTTCGGGACTCAATTACAGCAATACCAGTGGTACAACCGAAGGAAG
- a CDS encoding DinB family protein produces the protein MTTTSAILNTAITDFLQTRSSDDNWDLRPAPGKWSKKEVIGHLIDSAQINLQRFVRCTYEENFKLVYQQDAYVAVQHYHDVDIKELLDLWILLNRQIIRVWENYPADRLTARCDNSKSEPNLQTVEWLANDYVEHLMHHLKTI, from the coding sequence ATGACTACCACTTCGGCCATTTTAAACACTGCTATAACCGATTTTTTGCAAACCAGATCTTCTGATGATAACTGGGATTTAAGACCCGCGCCCGGTAAATGGTCTAAAAAAGAGGTTATTGGCCACCTGATTGACAGTGCCCAAATAAACCTGCAACGTTTTGTGCGTTGCACGTATGAAGAAAATTTCAAACTGGTTTACCAGCAGGATGCCTATGTAGCCGTGCAGCATTACCATGACGTTGACATTAAGGAACTGCTTGATCTTTGGATTTTGCTTAACAGGCAAATAATAAGGGTTTGGGAAAACTATCCGGCCGACAGGTTAACTGCCCGTTGTGATAACAGCAAAAGCGAACCCAACCTTCAAACTGTTGAATGGTTGGCTAATGATTATGTTGAACATTTAATGCATCATTTAAAAACTATCTGA
- a CDS encoding DUF3052 family protein has protein sequence MAGYSGTPLAKKLGIKASATVMLINAPDYYLQLFTDMPAEVYFVNDAGIKKDLIHFFAKSQDEFLTDLPLLMKQIKPDGMIWVSWPKKASKVLTDITEDVIRNFALKIGLVDIKVCAVDEIWSGLKLVIPVKDRKSLA, from the coding sequence ATGGCAGGATACTCCGGTACACCCCTGGCCAAAAAGCTGGGTATAAAGGCATCGGCAACAGTAATGCTGATTAATGCCCCCGACTATTATTTGCAGTTATTCACCGATATGCCGGCCGAAGTTTACTTTGTGAATGACGCCGGTATTAAAAAAGACCTGATCCATTTTTTCGCCAAAAGCCAGGATGAATTTTTAACTGATTTGCCGCTGTTGATGAAGCAAATAAAGCCGGATGGTATGATATGGGTTTCATGGCCCAAGAAAGCATCAAAGGTGCTTACTGATATTACTGAAGATGTGATCCGGAATTTTGCCCTCAAAATAGGGCTGGTTGATATAAAAGTTTGTGCTGTAGACGAAATCTGGTCGGGTTTAAAATTAGTTATCCCGGTAAAGGACAGAAAATCATTGGCGTAA
- the gpmA gene encoding 2,3-diphosphoglycerate-dependent phosphoglycerate mutase: protein MQKIVLIRHGESVFNLENRFTGWEDVDLSENGYLQAHKAGETLKKNGYNFDVGFTSYLKRSIKTMHFILEELDHLWIPVEKSWRLNERFYGALQGMNKDEAIARYGAEQVQKWRRDPNEHPPAVTRDDPRFPGHDLRYKDLTDRELPLTENLSETMDRVLPFWNETIVSAMRRNQKVIVVAHGNSLRSLIKYIDCLTDEQVTQLEIPTATPWVYELDHGLNQIRHYYLD, encoded by the coding sequence ATGCAAAAAATAGTATTGATACGCCACGGCGAAAGTGTTTTTAACCTCGAAAATCGTTTCACAGGTTGGGAGGATGTCGATTTATCCGAAAACGGCTACCTGCAAGCTCACAAAGCAGGGGAAACCCTAAAAAAGAACGGTTACAACTTTGATGTCGGTTTTACATCCTATTTAAAACGATCAATTAAAACCATGCATTTTATATTGGAGGAGTTGGATCATTTATGGATCCCGGTTGAGAAATCATGGCGACTGAATGAACGTTTTTACGGTGCTTTACAGGGAATGAACAAAGATGAAGCCATAGCAAGATATGGTGCCGAACAGGTTCAAAAATGGCGCCGCGACCCCAATGAACACCCGCCTGCTGTTACCCGCGACGATCCGCGGTTTCCCGGCCATGATTTGCGATATAAAGATTTAACAGACCGTGAGTTACCACTTACAGAAAACCTCAGCGAGACCATGGATAGGGTATTGCCATTTTGGAACGAAACCATTGTAAGTGCCATGCGCCGTAACCAAAAGGTAATTGTAGTTGCCCATGGCAACAGTCTGCGGTCGTTAATTAAATATATAGATTGCCTTACCGATGAGCAGGTAACCCAACTTGAAATACCCACGGCTACACCCTGGGTTTATGAATTGGATCACGGGTTAAACCAGATAAGGCATTATTATTTGGATTGA
- a CDS encoding SRPBCC domain-containing protein, translating to MKDFKKYYSIPATPDEIYMALTNPITIELWTGETAEMSTEPGSEFSMWDGSIVGKNIEFDPGKKIVQQWYFEGKSDDSIVTIKLHPDKQGTSAELRHTNIPDEDFDDITDGWTYSYFGGLIDFFEGE from the coding sequence GTGAAAGATTTTAAAAAATACTATAGCATACCGGCAACGCCCGACGAAATTTATATGGCATTAACTAACCCCATAACTATTGAGTTATGGACAGGTGAAACAGCCGAAATGAGTACTGAACCTGGTTCGGAATTTTCCATGTGGGATGGCAGTATTGTTGGCAAAAACATAGAGTTTGATCCAGGGAAAAAAATTGTACAGCAGTGGTATTTTGAAGGAAAGTCGGATGATTCGATAGTTACCATAAAACTACACCCCGACAAACAAGGTACATCTGCAGAGCTTAGGCATACCAACATCCCGGATGAAGATTTTGATGATATTACCGATGGTTGGACTTATAGCTATTTTGGTGGTTTAATAGACTTTTTTGAAGGCGAATAA
- a CDS encoding nucleoside recognition domain-containing protein encodes MALNYIWIAFFLIAFVVALIKLVFFGDVEAFKLLVDGIFNSSKSSVMEIALPLIGAMAFWLGILNVGEKAGAINFLSRLVGPFFSRLFPDVPKKHPAVGQMLMNFSANLLGLDNAATPLGLKAMGSLQELNQDKESASNAQIMFLVLHTSGLQMLPVTIIAQRAIMNAKDPADVFLPCIIATYAATVVGLLIVAVKQKINLWDRVIIAWLGGLTAFITLVVWYFTTHLSHEQISIVSKVVSNFLLFFIPVVFIVGGLVKKINVFDVFVEGAKSGFETSVKIIPYLVAMLVGISVFRACGALDYMNDGLRWVCVKAGLDTRFVDAMPVAYMKPLSGSGSKGMMIDVMKHFGTDSFAGHLGSIFNGSADTTFYIVALYFGTVGIKKSRYAIPAGLIADLAGIITAIFITYLFFGNLK; translated from the coding sequence ATGGCCCTTAATTATATCTGGATAGCATTTTTTTTGATCGCGTTTGTTGTAGCACTTATCAAGCTTGTTTTTTTTGGCGACGTAGAAGCTTTTAAATTACTTGTTGATGGTATTTTCAATTCGTCAAAATCATCGGTAATGGAAATTGCCTTGCCACTGATTGGTGCAATGGCTTTTTGGCTGGGTATATTAAATGTAGGGGAAAAAGCAGGCGCCATAAATTTCCTGTCGCGCCTTGTAGGCCCATTCTTTAGCCGCCTGTTTCCTGATGTGCCCAAAAAGCATCCGGCAGTTGGTCAAATGCTCATGAACTTTTCGGCCAATTTGCTTGGACTTGACAATGCAGCCACCCCACTGGGTTTAAAAGCCATGGGAAGCCTGCAAGAGTTAAACCAGGATAAAGAATCGGCATCAAATGCGCAGATCATGTTCCTGGTACTGCATACTTCGGGCCTGCAAATGCTGCCGGTTACCATTATTGCCCAACGTGCAATTATGAATGCCAAAGATCCTGCTGACGTGTTTTTGCCCTGTATTATTGCTACTTATGCCGCTACTGTAGTTGGCTTACTGATAGTTGCTGTAAAACAAAAAATTAACCTTTGGGATAGGGTAATAATAGCCTGGCTTGGCGGTTTAACTGCTTTTATTACCCTTGTAGTCTGGTATTTTACCACCCATTTATCGCATGAACAAATCAGCATAGTATCGAAGGTTGTAAGCAACTTTTTGCTATTCTTTATTCCGGTAGTATTTATCGTGGGTGGGTTGGTAAAAAAAATCAACGTATTTGATGTTTTTGTAGAAGGTGCCAAGAGTGGCTTTGAAACTTCAGTAAAAATTATCCCCTACCTGGTTGCCATGCTGGTAGGCATCAGCGTATTCAGGGCATGCGGGGCTTTAGATTATATGAACGATGGATTACGCTGGGTTTGTGTTAAAGCCGGTTTAGATACCCGTTTTGTTGATGCCATGCCCGTTGCTTACATGAAACCGCTAAGCGGATCGGGATCAAAAGGGATGATGATAGATGTAATGAAGCACTTTGGCACCGATAGTTTTGCGGGACATCTGGGCAGTATATTCAACGGATCGGCCGATACTACTTTTTACATTGTAGCATTGTACTTTGGCACTGTTGGCATCAAAAAATCACGCTATGCTATCCCCGCCGGCTTAATTGCCGATTTAGCCGGCATCATAACTGCCATATTTATTACCTACCTGTTTTTTGGCAATTTAAAATAA
- a CDS encoding acetate uptake transporter, protein MIPTTPAPVKDGIANPAPLGLCAFGMTTVLLNIHNAGFFEMNSMILAMGIFYGGLAQVIAGVIEAKKNNTFGLTAFTSYGFFWLSLVGLIVMPKLGWATAPSEGAMCAYLAIWGVFTFLLFFGTLKLNRALQFVFASLTILFFLLVAGDATGNATIKHLAGYEGIICGASAIYTGIANVLNEVYGRVVLPIGPVNV, encoded by the coding sequence ATGATCCCTACTACACCTGCCCCTGTAAAGGATGGCATCGCTAATCCGGCTCCGCTTGGGCTTTGCGCCTTCGGTATGACAACCGTTTTATTAAACATTCATAACGCCGGCTTTTTTGAAATGAACAGCATGATACTGGCTATGGGCATTTTTTATGGTGGCCTGGCCCAGGTTATTGCAGGAGTTATTGAGGCAAAAAAGAATAACACATTTGGGTTAACCGCATTTACATCGTACGGCTTTTTTTGGCTATCGTTGGTTGGTCTTATTGTAATGCCCAAACTGGGCTGGGCCACTGCACCATCTGAGGGTGCAATGTGTGCTTATTTAGCCATTTGGGGCGTGTTTACGTTCCTGTTGTTTTTTGGTACATTAAAGTTAAACCGTGCATTACAGTTTGTTTTTGCATCGTTAACCATATTGTTTTTCTTATTAGTGGCAGGTGATGCAACAGGTAACGCTACTATTAAACATTTGGCTGGTTATGAGGGTATTATTTGTGGCGCATCGGCCATTTACACGGGTATTGCCAATGTGTTAAATGAAGTTTACGGCCGTGTTGTATTGCCAATAGGCCCGGTGAACGTTTAA
- a CDS encoding PKD domain-containing protein — MNKIFTKNLFFFALFNLVAFSALAQTITIGNVDAGPYAPGSTISVPIQITGTCIDPANTYNLYLSNASGSFASQKLIGKFTGIYATFVNGIIPAGTTPGGGYLVKVSATNPAVSSGASAAFSIVAGAGTVAALNSQSIDANYPEVFGSCSGVSNSSYNFINTSTAGATVIASFYNELSQATEALNVDFTNNGNFTAKTANYTISVKATAGGIVGTYTYTLVNNLVNNSFGVEGSTTACLGSGATNLTYNIDPNVIKNNYPGLLYNVSWGDGTPAVSYTYCQILAAGGKVSHEYVKASCGNIVKGQNNSFEVKLQLISPFCGNVGTPVASYAKVIAPPINLPVVPVAACVNTAVKFVNNSFPGDDPNSTSTTCSNTKARYTWLVDGVTKQVNYKLSDAFIYTFTTTGTHTVTLQLQNNTGSCAVADVTQNICIQEPPVPAFSLPVNSGCIPLAVTPVNTSKIDSNCNNTNKYVWTVTGPTPVAYANGTNASSQTPQFLFNKTGVYTIKLAISTVSCGLITDANVQTVVVDDTPTATLSKDTVFCGTNTTLKFDNTNNSATRVTFSGSAQNTGATYKWTITGGSFTFVNNTTDVSQYPVIKFNDFAKYIVTVTNTNVCGAPATSSQRLEFIAAPTVTAGNYPAICAGTPVNLNGISNNPSIKMRWAGGTGTFSDPNLAQTVYTPSAAEIKAGKVTLVFQGITTLAAPCDTIADPTTIIINKADSITSKNTVTSCAGKPLSYNITATKPTTTFTWVIDASKTSATAGGYTVSGSGSSINDVLTNSDLNANATVTYNIISTSQGCVSGVFVLTVTIPPAIATPSFTKDNSTACGNLPVQFTNTSKPINSVFLWDFGDGSTDTGINPQHTFLAKTDGRDTVYHISLSIVSNCNIAPPYLDSVKISPQKPVARLIPDRVEGCSPFIVTGKNSSPGKNLQYTYYLYDGPLMLESKVYTDKSDFKFNTPLNTTRTKQYTIFMVAQDYCGNTDTTLKRTITVSAPTITPDMFFLNNKNSGCAPLNLTLVNNSSGGDTFYYTIYDDKYGVVTNVAAGTDNLPYVFTKPGLYYVTITASSKCSSGVESSKSTNRVMVYDIPKAGFQASDTTGCRSVTASFTNTTYADPNTQPVALSYTWYYGDGTTANGFTPPPHTYSFKKSPYTVKLVAINPLTGCADSLVKKDYIKVTAPPGTAFTANPDTITSIPNYQFQFVDQTTGTPANWAWDFGDGTLSTRPNPTHTYADTGKYKVTLITSTKDFCDSAITHYVRITGIPGELYLPNAFMPTSGTTELRKFAAKGSGIKQWHLQIFNGFGQLIWETTKLSAPKGTPVDGDGWDGTFKGAPVEQGVYVWQASATFINGSEWKGMSYNNSLPKRTGVVHLIR, encoded by the coding sequence ATGAATAAAATATTTACTAAAAATTTATTTTTTTTTGCTTTATTTAATTTAGTTGCTTTTTCCGCCTTAGCGCAAACTATAACTATCGGTAATGTTGATGCCGGCCCTTATGCCCCTGGCTCTACGATAAGCGTTCCCATTCAGATAACGGGGACATGTATTGATCCTGCTAACACTTATAATCTTTACCTTTCAAACGCCAGCGGGAGTTTCGCATCGCAAAAATTAATCGGCAAATTTACGGGCATCTATGCAACCTTTGTAAACGGTATTATACCTGCCGGCACTACTCCTGGCGGTGGTTATTTGGTTAAGGTGTCGGCTACTAATCCGGCGGTTAGCAGCGGCGCTTCGGCTGCATTTTCAATTGTGGCAGGTGCAGGTACTGTTGCAGCTTTGAATTCGCAATCGATAGATGCTAATTATCCCGAAGTGTTTGGGTCATGTTCAGGGGTCAGCAATTCTTCTTACAATTTTATAAATACATCTACCGCAGGAGCGACTGTTATCGCAAGTTTTTACAATGAACTTTCGCAGGCAACCGAGGCATTAAATGTTGATTTTACCAACAATGGCAATTTTACAGCCAAAACAGCCAATTATACAATTAGCGTAAAAGCTACCGCAGGAGGCATTGTGGGTACCTATACTTATACCCTGGTTAATAACCTTGTTAACAATAGTTTTGGGGTTGAGGGCAGCACCACAGCCTGCCTTGGCAGCGGGGCTACTAATTTAACTTACAACATCGATCCTAACGTAATAAAAAACAACTATCCGGGGCTGCTTTATAACGTTTCCTGGGGCGATGGTACGCCAGCTGTATCTTATACCTACTGCCAGATACTTGCAGCCGGCGGCAAAGTTTCTCACGAATATGTTAAGGCGTCTTGCGGAAACATAGTTAAAGGCCAAAACAATTCCTTCGAGGTAAAACTGCAACTAATTAGTCCATTTTGTGGTAATGTAGGTACCCCTGTTGCCAGTTACGCTAAAGTTATTGCGCCGCCAATTAACCTGCCGGTTGTGCCGGTGGCTGCTTGTGTAAATACGGCGGTTAAATTTGTAAATAATTCGTTTCCGGGCGATGACCCCAACAGCACTTCAACAACCTGCTCAAATACCAAAGCCCGCTATACATGGCTTGTTGATGGTGTAACAAAACAAGTTAATTACAAACTGTCTGATGCGTTCATTTATACTTTTACAACTACCGGTACACATACGGTAACCTTACAGCTGCAAAACAATACCGGATCATGCGCCGTTGCCGATGTTACACAGAATATTTGTATCCAGGAACCTCCTGTGCCAGCCTTTTCACTGCCTGTTAATTCGGGTTGCATTCCTCTTGCAGTAACCCCGGTAAACACGTCAAAAATCGACTCAAATTGTAACAATACCAATAAGTACGTTTGGACTGTTACGGGGCCGACGCCGGTAGCTTATGCAAACGGAACAAATGCAAGCAGCCAAACGCCGCAGTTTTTGTTCAATAAAACAGGCGTTTACACTATCAAACTGGCCATCTCAACGGTAAGTTGTGGACTGATAACTGATGCCAATGTACAAACCGTTGTAGTTGATGATACGCCCACGGCTACACTATCAAAAGACACCGTATTTTGCGGAACAAATACTACCCTTAAATTTGATAATACCAACAACAGCGCTACCAGGGTAACATTTTCCGGATCGGCGCAAAACACCGGCGCAACATACAAATGGACGATAACCGGAGGCTCCTTTACATTTGTTAATAATACAACCGATGTTTCACAGTATCCGGTCATAAAGTTTAACGATTTTGCAAAGTATATCGTTACTGTAACCAATACCAACGTTTGCGGGGCACCAGCCACCAGCAGCCAGCGTTTAGAATTTATTGCGGCGCCAACAGTTACTGCGGGTAACTACCCTGCTATTTGTGCAGGAACACCTGTTAATTTGAATGGCATATCCAATAATCCTTCAATAAAAATGCGTTGGGCAGGCGGTACCGGTACTTTCAGCGACCCGAACCTGGCACAAACTGTTTACACTCCATCGGCTGCCGAAATAAAAGCGGGCAAGGTTACACTTGTTTTTCAGGGCATAACCACTCTGGCTGCACCCTGCGATACCATAGCCGACCCAACAACAATCATCATTAACAAGGCCGATTCAATTACAAGTAAAAATACAGTAACTTCATGTGCAGGAAAGCCGCTTAGTTATAATATCACGGCTACGAAACCCACCACAACATTTACCTGGGTAATTGATGCATCAAAAACCAGCGCAACTGCTGGTGGTTACACGGTAAGCGGCAGCGGCAGCTCCATAAACGATGTTTTGACTAACAGTGATTTAAACGCCAATGCAACTGTAACCTATAATATTATATCAACCAGCCAAGGGTGTGTAAGCGGCGTATTTGTGCTTACTGTAACTATCCCCCCGGCTATTGCTACGCCTTCATTTACCAAAGATAATAGTACCGCATGCGGTAATTTGCCGGTTCAGTTCACTAATACATCTAAACCAATAAACAGCGTTTTTTTGTGGGACTTTGGCGATGGTTCAACAGACACTGGGATTAATCCGCAACATACATTTTTGGCAAAAACAGATGGGCGCGATACTGTTTATCACATCAGCTTAAGTATTGTAAGCAATTGTAATATAGCTCCTCCCTATCTCGATTCGGTAAAGATAAGCCCTCAAAAACCTGTTGCAAGGCTAATTCCAGATAGAGTTGAAGGTTGCTCTCCATTTATTGTAACCGGCAAAAACTCATCGCCCGGCAAAAACTTACAATATACCTACTACCTGTACGATGGCCCCTTAATGCTGGAGTCAAAGGTGTATACCGATAAAAGTGATTTTAAATTTAACACCCCATTAAATACCACCCGTACAAAGCAATACACCATATTTATGGTTGCCCAGGATTACTGTGGTAATACCGATACTACCCTGAAACGTACCATAACGGTATCGGCGCCTACCATTACACCAGACATGTTTTTTCTGAATAATAAAAACAGTGGTTGCGCTCCTTTAAATTTAACGCTTGTAAATAATTCATCGGGCGGCGATACATTTTATTATACCATTTATGATGATAAATACGGTGTAGTAACCAATGTAGCAGCCGGTACCGATAATTTGCCCTATGTGTTTACAAAACCAGGCTTGTATTACGTAACCATTACGGCTTCAAGTAAATGTTCGTCAGGCGTCGAGTCATCAAAATCAACAAACCGGGTTATGGTATATGACATACCAAAGGCCGGCTTTCAAGCATCTGATACTACAGGTTGCCGAAGCGTTACAGCATCGTTCACAAATACAACCTATGCCGACCCTAATACGCAGCCGGTAGCCTTATCCTATACATGGTATTATGGTGACGGGACCACAGCAAACGGATTTACGCCGCCGCCACATACTTACAGTTTTAAAAAATCGCCATACACGGTTAAACTTGTAGCTATTAATCCGCTAACCGGCTGTGCAGACAGTTTGGTAAAAAAGGATTATATAAAAGTAACAGCGCCCCCAGGCACTGCCTTTACAGCAAACCCGGATACAATAACCAGTATACCAAATTATCAGTTTCAGTTTGTTGACCAAACAACGGGAACACCCGCCAACTGGGCCTGGGATTTTGGAGACGGAACTTTAAGCACCCGCCCTAACCCAACCCATACTTATGCCGATACCGGAAAATATAAGGTAACACTAATAACCAGCACTAAAGATTTTTGCGATAGCGCAATAACACACTACGTACGCATAACCGGTATCCCTGGCGAACTGTATTTACCAAACGCATTTATGCCAACCAGCGGTACAACCGAGCTAAGAAAATTTGCAGCTAAAGGATCGGGTATTAAACAATGGCACCTGCAAATATTTAATGGCTTTGGCCAGTTAATTTGGGAAACCACAAAACTATCGGCCCCTAAAGGCACCCCGGTTGATGGCGACGGCTGGGATGGTACTTTTAAAGGTGCACCGGTAGAGCAGGGCGTTTATGTATGGCAGGCTTCGGCAACGTTTATAAATGGCAGCGAGTGGAAAGGCATGTCGTACAACAATTCATTACCCAAACGAACGGGTGTTGTTCATTTAATAAGATAA
- the accD gene encoding acetyl-CoA carboxylase, carboxyltransferase subunit beta, which yields MAWFKRELKGIITTTEEKKETPDGIWNKCPNCKKPLHYSEQVENQYVCHYCGFHLRIGSKEYFSVLFDNNEFTELFADLTSGDPLHFEDTKKYTDRLKETQAKTGLKDAIRAGVGKIDGQDIVIACMDFNFIGGSMGSVVGEKIARSIDHSIANKIPFLMISKSGGARMMEAAFSLMQMAKTSAKLALLSQAKIPYISLLTDPTTGGVTASYAMLGDINIAEPGSLIGFAGPRVIKETIKKDLPKGFQTAEFVQEHGFLDFIVDRREMKEKLASFLKMMKN from the coding sequence ATGGCGTGGTTTAAACGAGAGTTGAAAGGGATAATTACGACTACTGAGGAAAAGAAGGAAACCCCTGATGGTATCTGGAATAAATGCCCTAATTGTAAGAAACCTTTACACTATTCTGAGCAGGTTGAAAATCAATATGTTTGCCATTACTGTGGCTTTCACCTGCGCATAGGTTCAAAAGAGTATTTTTCTGTTTTGTTTGATAATAACGAGTTTACAGAATTGTTTGCCGATTTAACATCAGGCGATCCGCTGCATTTTGAAGACACAAAAAAGTATACTGATAGGCTGAAAGAAACGCAGGCAAAAACCGGCTTGAAAGACGCTATCCGTGCAGGTGTTGGTAAAATTGACGGACAAGATATTGTGATTGCCTGTATGGACTTTAATTTCATAGGCGGTTCGATGGGATCGGTAGTAGGCGAAAAAATTGCCCGCTCAATAGATCATAGCATAGCTAACAAGATCCCATTCCTGATGATATCCAAATCTGGCGGTGCAAGGATGATGGAAGCCGCATTTTCATTGATGCAAATGGCCAAAACATCTGCAAAGCTGGCTTTGTTGTCACAAGCTAAAATTCCCTACATCTCTTTATTAACCGACCCTACAACAGGAGGTGTTACAGCATCATATGCTATGCTGGGCGATATAAACATTGCCGAGCCTGGTTCATTGATTGGCTTTGCCGGCCCAAGGGTTATAAAAGAAACCATTAAGAAAGATTTACCAAAAGGATTCCAGACCGCTGAGTTTGTTCAGGAACATGGTTTCCTTGATTTTATAGTTGATCGCCGGGAAATGAAAGAGAAACTGGCTTCGTTTTTGAAGATGATGAAAAACTAA
- a CDS encoding OsmC family protein: protein MATIELKRVHGDFGFEAVDSIGHTVKMDSSPESGGQDFGIRPMQMLLMGLAGCSAIDVISILKKQRQEVKDYKMVVNGEREAGKEPSLWQDIEVEFHLYGDIDEDKAARAVELSLNKYCSVAATLGKAGAEIKSKVFVHPAVEI, encoded by the coding sequence ATGGCCACAATAGAACTTAAACGTGTGCATGGCGATTTCGGCTTTGAGGCCGTTGATTCCATTGGTCACACTGTAAAAATGGATAGCAGCCCCGAAAGTGGCGGCCAGGATTTTGGGATACGCCCGATGCAAATGCTGTTAATGGGCCTTGCAGGCTGTTCGGCGATTGATGTTATCAGCATTTTAAAAAAACAACGCCAGGAAGTAAAGGACTATAAAATGGTGGTTAACGGCGAACGTGAAGCCGGCAAAGAACCATCGTTATGGCAGGATATCGAAGTTGAATTTCACTTGTATGGCGATATTGATGAGGATAAAGCAGCGCGCGCAGTTGAGTTATCATTAAATAAATATTGTTCTGTGGCTGCTACGCTTGGTAAAGCCGGCGCGGAAATCAAATCAAAGGTATTTGTTCATCCGGCAGTGGAAATATAA